In the genome of Pelobacter seleniigenes DSM 18267, one region contains:
- the nuoH gene encoding NADH-quinone oxidoreductase subunit NuoH — MTPEVLTLSKTPLLFTVAMLLKIAVAFVVMLCIVAWATYAERKIIGSMQTRLGPTMTGPRGLLQPIADGLKLFFKEDIIPAQAHWFAFILAPMMILAPAFVAICVVPFGGDLEFTYHGVLYTVPMQISDLNIGVLFILAMAGLGVYGIVLAGLASNSKYSLLGGIRSTAQMISYELAAGLSIVAIFMLSETLSMRGIVLAQQGPLWGIAALSWLPNWFVFSQPLAFLLFVVGSMAEINRTPFDLPEAETELVSGFCTEYSSMKYALFFMAEYANMITVSAIGATLFWGGWGGPFYGWINFLIKVFAFMFFFIWIRATFPRLRYDQLMYLGWKVMLPLALANIVFTGFAVLLWQ; from the coding sequence ATGACGCCAGAAGTTCTGACACTCTCGAAAACACCCCTGCTGTTTACCGTGGCCATGTTGTTGAAGATCGCGGTGGCATTTGTCGTGATGCTCTGTATCGTGGCTTGGGCTACCTATGCCGAGCGTAAGATTATTGGCAGCATGCAGACCCGCCTGGGACCGACAATGACCGGTCCACGGGGGTTGTTGCAACCGATTGCCGATGGTCTGAAGCTGTTTTTCAAAGAGGACATCATCCCGGCACAGGCCCACTGGTTTGCTTTTATCCTGGCGCCGATGATGATCCTGGCCCCGGCCTTTGTGGCGATCTGCGTGGTGCCCTTCGGTGGTGATCTCGAGTTTACCTATCACGGTGTCCTGTATACCGTACCGATGCAGATTTCTGATCTTAACATCGGCGTTCTCTTCATCCTGGCCATGGCCGGACTGGGTGTTTACGGCATCGTACTCGCCGGGCTGGCCTCCAACAGCAAGTATTCGCTGCTCGGTGGGATTCGCTCCACCGCACAGATGATCTCTTACGAACTGGCGGCAGGGCTGTCCATCGTGGCCATTTTCATGCTCTCCGAAACCCTGAGCATGCGCGGCATCGTCTTGGCCCAGCAAGGCCCCCTGTGGGGTATCGCTGCTCTGAGCTGGCTGCCGAACTGGTTTGTGTTTTCCCAGCCGCTGGCTTTCCTGCTGTTTGTCGTCGGCTCCATGGCCGAGATCAACCGGACCCCGTTTGACCTGCCGGAAGCAGAAACGGAACTGGTTTCCGGGTTCTGTACCGAATATTCTTCCATGAAGTACGCCCTGTTCTTCATGGCTGAATATGCCAATATGATTACCGTTTCGGCAATCGGTGCGACCCTGTTCTGGGGCGGTTGGGGCGGACCCTTCTACGGCTGGATCAACTTCCTGATCAAGGTCTTCGCTTTCATGTTCTTCTTCATCTGGATCCGGGCGACCTTCCCCCGTCTGCGTTACGATCAGCTGATGTACCTGGGTTGGAAAGTTATGCTGCCCCTGGCCCTGGCCAATATCGTATTCACGGGTTTTGCAGTCCTGCTCTGGCAGTAA
- the nuoD gene encoding NADH dehydrogenase (quinone) subunit D yields MAANTTETMTINMGPQHPSTHGVLQLILELDGEIVKKATPHIGFLHRGVEKLSEHRTYHQVIPLTDRLDYLAPMSNNLGYVLAVEKLLGITDKIPERAQRVRVIMAELTRLKSHLVWLATHALDIGAMTVFLYCFRERECIMDIYEKVSGARMTSSYFRVGGLSADLPDGLEQEIRTFTESMPAHIEEYEGLLTGNKIWQKRTIGVGHISAEAAIDVGLTGPALRGSGVDWDLRRDNPYCGYEEYDFEVPVRDEGDTFARYKVRLDEMRQASRIILQALDKLKPGPVLADCPQIVLPPKQDVVNTIEGLIHHFKIISEGFKPEPGEVFQSIEAPKGELGYYLVSDGSAHPYRMRIRPPSFVNLQALPQMVEGKMLADVIAVIGTLDVVLGEIDR; encoded by the coding sequence ATGGCAGCAAATACCACCGAAACAATGACCATCAACATGGGGCCCCAGCACCCGTCGACCCACGGCGTGTTGCAGCTGATCCTTGAGCTCGATGGCGAGATTGTCAAGAAGGCGACTCCCCATATCGGGTTTCTCCATCGCGGGGTGGAAAAGCTTTCGGAGCACCGGACCTATCATCAGGTGATTCCGTTGACCGACCGGTTGGATTACCTGGCCCCGATGAGCAACAATCTCGGCTATGTTCTGGCCGTTGAAAAGTTACTTGGAATAACGGACAAGATTCCAGAACGGGCTCAGCGGGTCCGTGTCATTATGGCGGAACTGACCCGGCTCAAAAGCCACCTGGTCTGGCTGGCCACCCACGCCCTGGATATCGGGGCAATGACGGTCTTTCTGTATTGCTTCCGTGAACGCGAATGCATCATGGATATCTACGAAAAGGTTTCCGGTGCGCGGATGACCTCCAGCTATTTCCGGGTCGGTGGCTTGTCCGCTGATCTGCCCGATGGCCTGGAGCAGGAGATCCGCACCTTCACCGAATCAATGCCCGCCCATATCGAAGAGTATGAGGGACTGCTGACCGGCAATAAAATCTGGCAGAAACGGACTATCGGCGTTGGACACATCAGTGCCGAAGCAGCCATTGATGTTGGCCTGACCGGTCCGGCCCTGCGCGGTTCCGGGGTCGATTGGGATCTGCGGCGCGACAATCCCTATTGCGGCTATGAAGAATATGATTTCGAAGTACCGGTCCGGGACGAAGGTGACACTTTTGCCCGTTACAAGGTCCGTCTCGACGAAATGCGTCAGGCCAGCCGGATTATTCTCCAGGCGCTGGACAAGCTTAAGCCCGGCCCGGTGCTCGCCGATTGCCCACAAATCGTGCTGCCGCCGAAGCAGGATGTGGTCAATACCATCGAAGGGTTGATCCACCACTTCAAGATTATCTCCGAAGGCTTCAAACCGGAACCTGGCGAAGTCTTCCAGAGTATTGAGGCCCCCAAAGGCGAATTGGGTTATTACCTGGTTTCGGATGGCTCGGCCCATCCGTACCGGATGCGCATCCGCCCGCCTTCCTTTGTCAATCTCCAGGCCTTGCCGCAGATGGTTGAAGGAAAAATGCTGGCCGACGTTATCGCCGTGATCGGGACGCTTGATGTCGTTCTCGGTGAAATCGATCGTTAA
- the nuoE gene encoding NADH-quinone oxidoreductase subunit NuoE, which yields MTENTEQVQEQVEEQEVDLTAANEVIDKYLDMHGNLMPVLQGIQEAYGYVPEETVHLAAERLNVYASQIYGVLTFYAQFHLKPRGKYIIRVCMGTACHVKGAGRIGETLKDRLGVAHAETTPDLKFTAEYVACIGACGMAPVIMVNDATYGSMTVQKMDEVIAKYQAMD from the coding sequence ATGACAGAAAACACCGAGCAGGTTCAAGAACAGGTCGAAGAGCAGGAAGTCGATCTGACCGCAGCAAATGAGGTTATCGACAAGTATCTGGACATGCATGGCAACCTGATGCCAGTTTTGCAGGGCATTCAGGAAGCCTATGGTTATGTTCCGGAAGAGACTGTTCACCTTGCTGCCGAGCGTCTGAATGTCTATGCCAGCCAGATTTACGGAGTGCTGACTTTTTACGCGCAGTTCCATCTCAAACCGCGGGGTAAATATATCATCCGGGTCTGTATGGGAACAGCCTGCCACGTCAAGGGGGCCGGCCGGATCGGCGAGACCCTCAAGGACCGGCTTGGAGTCGCCCATGCGGAAACCACTCCTGACCTGAAATTTACTGCCGAATATGTGGCCTGTATCGGTGCCTGCGGGATGGCCCCGGTCATCATGGTCAATGATGCGACTTACGGCAGTATGACAGTGCAGAAGATGGATGAAGTTATCGCTAAATATCAGGCTATGGACTGA
- a CDS encoding NADH-quinone oxidoreductase subunit C, with product MSDQAIVEKLKSRFSAEILDVVEYRGETTVTVKKEQIVDICSFMRNDCGYNLLCDLCSVDYLGQAPRFMVVYNLYNITTKRRIRLKAPVEERAASIDTVSGVWSTANWLEREVWDLMGIVFNNHPDPRRILMPADWEGHPLRKDYPVQGPDREPYQGRLS from the coding sequence ATGAGCGATCAAGCGATTGTTGAAAAGTTGAAGAGTAGATTCTCCGCGGAGATTCTGGACGTTGTTGAATATCGTGGTGAAACAACCGTCACCGTTAAAAAAGAACAGATTGTGGATATCTGCAGCTTTATGCGGAACGATTGCGGTTATAACCTGCTTTGCGATCTCTGCTCTGTCGATTATCTTGGGCAGGCCCCCCGTTTCATGGTGGTTTACAACCTTTATAACATTACGACCAAACGGCGGATTCGCCTGAAAGCTCCGGTTGAAGAGCGGGCTGCTTCCATCGATACGGTCAGTGGTGTCTGGTCGACAGCGAACTGGCTGGAGCGGGAAGTCTGGGATCTGATGGGGATCGTTTTCAACAATCACCCGGATCCGCGGCGGATTCTCATGCCGGCCGACTGGGAAGGTCACCCGTTACGCAAGGACTATCCGGTTCAGGGGCCTGATCGCGAGCCTTATCAAGGCCGACTCTCCTAA
- a CDS encoding NADH-quinone oxidoreductase subunit J — protein sequence MEAFLFYLTAIVAIVSAFFVTKCRNPVNSALNLVTTFICLAVFYVMLDAPFMAAIQIMVYAGAIMVLIVFVIMLLNLGLAVKTRYTHALVGGGVLSVLLLFLTNYFLRAGDASATGGEITSAVIASYGHTELIGRAMFVDFLLPFEIASILLLVAIVGAVILSKRKV from the coding sequence ATGGAAGCCTTTCTTTTTTACCTTACTGCTATTGTTGCGATTGTTTCGGCCTTTTTTGTGACCAAGTGCCGCAACCCAGTCAACAGTGCGTTGAACCTGGTGACCACCTTTATCTGCCTGGCGGTGTTTTATGTCATGCTCGACGCACCATTCATGGCGGCGATTCAGATTATGGTCTATGCCGGGGCGATCATGGTGCTGATTGTGTTCGTCATCATGTTGCTGAACCTCGGTCTGGCGGTCAAGACCCGCTACACCCATGCCCTGGTGGGCGGCGGGGTTCTCTCGGTGCTGTTGCTGTTTTTGACCAATTATTTCCTGCGGGCCGGCGATGCCTCGGCAACCGGCGGCGAAATCACCAGCGCGGTCATTGCCAGCTACGGCCATACCGAGTTGATCGGCAGGGCCATGTTTGTGGATTTCCTGCTTCCTTTTGAGATTGCATCGATACTGCTGCTGGTTGCAATAGTCGGCGCTGTTATTCTCTCAAAACGCAAAGTTTAA
- the nuoI gene encoding NADH-quinone oxidoreductase subunit NuoI, with protein MFKEFAKGLSITLKHLLPGNTTTVEYPKQKLEMSPRFRGLHRLVPTADREKCVACYLCPTVCPAKCITVESAENDKGEKYPKVYEIDMLRCIFCGYCVEACPVEAIEMTSAYELANFKREDFKFDKERLLKS; from the coding sequence ATGTTTAAAGAGTTTGCCAAAGGCTTGAGTATTACACTGAAGCACCTGCTGCCGGGGAACACGACCACCGTTGAGTACCCCAAGCAGAAGCTGGAGATGTCGCCTCGCTTCCGTGGTCTGCACCGCCTGGTTCCGACCGCTGACCGCGAAAAGTGCGTGGCCTGCTACCTTTGCCCGACTGTCTGCCCGGCCAAATGCATCACTGTCGAATCGGCGGAGAACGACAAGGGCGAAAAATATCCCAAGGTCTACGAAATCGATATGCTGCGGTGCATTTTCTGCGGCTACTGTGTCGAAGCCTGTCCGGTCGAGGCAATTGAAATGACCAGTGCCTATGAACTGGCGAACTTCAAGCGGGAAGATTTTAAATTCGATAAAGAACGTCTTCTCAAGTCGTAA
- the nuoF gene encoding NADH-quinone oxidoreductase subunit NuoF, which translates to MSETAENMKVLICTGTGGLASGAADVVAAFEAEFEKQGVAGKIGKACDVNGTGCRGLCANDVLVDVCMPGQEPVTYDFVTPELVPQIVEEHILGEGPVAKKVAGPYYHKFLEKQQRIIFSRCGTIDAESLDDFLAHRGFQGIKKAVTMSPDEVISEVKKSGLRGRGGGGFPTGMKWTFAKASPGTEKYLICNADEGDPGAFMDRSILEGDPYGLIEGMMIGAYAIGCNFAYVYVRAEYPLAIKRLQMAIDTCYEKGFLGKNCMGLGFDLDMRIKAGAGAFVCGEETALMASIEGHRGMSRPRPPFPAVRGLWGKPTNINNVETYANVSYIFYNGADWYSSIGTEGTKGTKIFALTGKVKHTGLVEVPAGTTMKEVIYDVCGGILNNRKFKAVQAGGPSGGCLPAEALDAEVDYDSLIKAGAMMGSGGLVVMDETTCMVDIARFFLNFTRVESCGKCIPCRIGLKIMLEILERITEGKGREGDIELLQDMAYDIKKSSLCGLGQTAPNPVLSTIRYFRHEYEAHIKEQECPSHSCKPLLHFRVVEDKCKKCGMCPRVCPVEAITWEKGQVAFIDLNKCTRCTSCYDACRFMAIE; encoded by the coding sequence ATGTCCGAAACTGCTGAAAACATGAAAGTTCTGATCTGTACTGGGACCGGGGGTCTGGCCTCCGGCGCAGCAGATGTGGTCGCCGCTTTCGAAGCGGAATTTGAAAAGCAGGGTGTCGCCGGAAAAATCGGCAAAGCCTGTGATGTCAACGGTACCGGTTGCCGTGGACTGTGCGCCAATGATGTGCTGGTGGACGTCTGCATGCCCGGTCAGGAGCCGGTGACCTATGATTTTGTCACCCCGGAGCTGGTCCCGCAGATTGTCGAGGAGCATATCCTGGGCGAGGGCCCCGTCGCCAAAAAGGTGGCCGGCCCCTATTACCACAAGTTCCTTGAGAAACAACAACGGATCATCTTTTCCCGGTGTGGAACCATTGATGCCGAGAGTCTGGATGATTTTCTTGCCCACCGGGGCTTCCAGGGGATCAAAAAAGCGGTCACCATGTCTCCGGATGAGGTCATCAGCGAAGTCAAGAAATCGGGCCTGCGGGGACGGGGGGGCGGTGGTTTCCCGACCGGCATGAAATGGACCTTTGCCAAAGCCTCGCCGGGCACTGAAAAGTACCTGATCTGTAATGCTGACGAAGGCGATCCGGGCGCGTTTATGGACCGCTCCATCCTGGAAGGCGACCCCTACGGGCTCATCGAAGGGATGATGATCGGCGCTTATGCCATCGGCTGTAACTTTGCCTATGTTTATGTCCGCGCTGAATATCCCCTGGCTATCAAGCGGCTGCAGATGGCCATCGATACCTGTTATGAAAAGGGTTTCCTGGGGAAAAACTGCATGGGGCTCGGTTTTGACCTGGACATGCGCATCAAGGCCGGTGCCGGTGCCTTTGTCTGCGGTGAAGAGACGGCCCTGATGGCGTCCATCGAAGGGCATCGCGGCATGTCACGGCCGCGGCCGCCGTTCCCGGCGGTGCGGGGACTGTGGGGCAAGCCGACCAACATCAATAACGTCGAGACCTATGCCAACGTCTCTTATATCTTTTATAACGGCGCCGACTGGTATTCCAGCATCGGCACCGAAGGGACCAAGGGGACCAAAATTTTCGCCCTGACCGGCAAAGTCAAGCACACCGGTCTGGTCGAGGTTCCTGCCGGAACCACGATGAAAGAGGTTATTTACGATGTCTGCGGCGGCATCCTCAACAACCGCAAATTTAAAGCGGTTCAGGCAGGTGGACCATCCGGCGGCTGTCTGCCGGCCGAGGCCCTGGATGCCGAAGTCGATTACGATTCACTGATCAAGGCCGGCGCCATGATGGGTTCAGGCGGCCTGGTAGTTATGGACGAAACGACCTGTATGGTCGACATCGCCCGCTTCTTTCTCAATTTTACCCGGGTCGAATCATGCGGGAAATGTATCCCCTGCCGTATCGGTCTGAAAATCATGCTGGAAATCCTTGAGCGGATCACCGAAGGCAAAGGGCGTGAGGGCGATATCGAACTGCTCCAGGACATGGCCTACGATATCAAGAAGAGTTCGCTGTGCGGACTTGGGCAGACGGCTCCGAACCCGGTTCTTTCAACGATTCGTTATTTCCGTCATGAGTATGAGGCCCATATCAAAGAGCAGGAATGCCCGTCGCACTCATGTAAGCCGTTGCTGCACTTCCGGGTGGTTGAAGACAAGTGTAAAAAATGCGGCATGTGCCCCAGGGTTTGTCCGGTTGAGGCGATTACCTGGGAAAAAGGCCAGGTTGCTTTCATCGACCTGAACAAATGTACCCGCTGTACATCCTGCTATGACGCCTGCCGATTCATGGCTATCGAGTAA
- the nuoK gene encoding NADH-quinone oxidoreductase subunit NuoK, which translates to MISVNHYLLLSAILFAIGTFGVLTRKNAIVIFMCIEVMLNSVNLTFIALSRHVGNMDGQIFVFFVMTVAAAEAAVGLALMIAFFRNKDSIEVDDFNILKW; encoded by the coding sequence ATGATTAGCGTAAATCACTACCTGTTGTTAAGCGCCATTCTGTTCGCCATCGGAACTTTCGGTGTGCTGACCCGGAAAAACGCCATTGTCATCTTCATGTGTATTGAGGTGATGCTTAACTCGGTAAACCTGACCTTTATTGCCCTGTCACGGCACGTCGGTAATATGGATGGTCAGATCTTTGTCTTCTTTGTTATGACGGTTGCTGCTGCTGAAGCGGCTGTAGGTCTGGCTTTAATGATCGCATTCTTCCGCAATAAAGATTCGATCGAAGTCGACGATTTCAATATCCTCAAGTGGTAG
- the nuoG gene encoding NADH-quinone oxidoreductase subunit NuoG, translating into MVNLTIDGKQITTSKTSTIYQAAKENGIYIPVLCYAKKLLPYGACRICLVEVEQMKGRLIPSCTTPVTEGMVVTTMSDEIRKVRKTVLEFLLVNHVVDCPVCDKGGECDLQDLTYEYQVVSNRFSGEKFDLPKDEINPLIERNMNRCVLCGKCVRVCDEIVGYGSYSFINRGFETKIATAFDRGLNCEFCGQCVSMCPVGAILPRPFKFKARPWQLKEVDSVCGYCGNGCTVTFGVKDNEVQTIRFNDQTGVNDGNLCIRGRFGYSYVNSKERLTKPLVRRDGQLKEASWDEALAAVVAGLKEAGDQVGIISGARLSNEELFLVKNLAKALGTANLDHSGGECYRGLTEGLKETLGVQASTATFPQVENCQAILAIRSDFYETHPVFGMVVNQAIRRNEAQLSVVADKVGKLGRLPHARTLLHKPGLELNVLNALCHVLIAEDLVKADGLEGLAELTIALKDYSPEQVAAVTGVAAEAIQQTARELAAAENAAILLAYGLPYTAYSKELGIAAANLALLTGIAGRPGSGLYVCGEKANSQGAIDLGILPGETGLGVKPMLRAAAAGELKALYLLGEDPLVSYPDRALVEQALDKTFTVVQDLFLSATAKTADVVLPATSFAEKDGTFTNAERRIQRLRVGIKSPGEAKTDFAILQSLLKALGSAVPATPAATFAALSAEVPGYAGISVEQIGPQGHVWGGETLTLVSRKLIPVAAGQALEAPYQLLVGSALYHSGTVSVHAKGPLAVVPEPYVELCRDDAVELKVAEGDMLKLKAEGGEIQAKVKIDRRLPKGVLFAPYHFPALGLNRIYTGQAVIAVDVKKG; encoded by the coding sequence ATGGTTAATCTAACGATTGACGGAAAACAGATAACAACAAGTAAGACGTCCACGATCTACCAGGCCGCCAAAGAGAACGGGATTTATATTCCCGTGCTTTGCTACGCCAAAAAACTTCTCCCTTACGGTGCCTGCCGCATCTGTTTGGTGGAAGTTGAGCAGATGAAAGGCCGTCTGATTCCGTCCTGTACCACCCCGGTCACCGAGGGGATGGTTGTCACCACCATGTCCGACGAAATTCGCAAAGTGCGTAAGACGGTGCTTGAGTTTCTGTTGGTCAATCACGTTGTCGACTGTCCGGTCTGCGATAAGGGTGGGGAATGTGATCTGCAGGATCTGACCTATGAGTATCAGGTCGTTTCCAACCGCTTCAGCGGTGAAAAGTTCGATCTGCCCAAGGATGAAATCAATCCTTTGATCGAGCGCAACATGAACCGCTGTGTGCTGTGTGGCAAATGTGTGCGGGTCTGTGACGAAATCGTTGGCTATGGATCCTACTCATTTATCAATCGGGGTTTTGAAACCAAGATTGCCACGGCTTTTGATCGCGGCCTGAACTGTGAGTTCTGCGGACAGTGCGTTTCCATGTGCCCCGTCGGAGCCATTTTGCCGCGACCGTTTAAGTTCAAAGCTCGTCCCTGGCAGCTCAAAGAGGTTGATTCGGTCTGCGGTTATTGCGGTAACGGTTGTACCGTTACTTTCGGGGTCAAGGACAACGAAGTGCAGACCATCCGCTTCAATGACCAAACCGGTGTCAATGACGGAAATCTCTGTATCCGTGGCCGCTTCGGCTACTCCTATGTCAACAGCAAGGAGCGCCTGACCAAGCCACTGGTGCGGCGTGATGGCCAGCTTAAGGAAGCCAGCTGGGACGAAGCTTTGGCTGCAGTGGTGGCCGGGCTGAAAGAAGCTGGTGATCAGGTCGGGATTATTTCCGGCGCACGTCTCAGCAACGAAGAGCTGTTCCTGGTGAAAAACCTGGCCAAGGCGCTCGGTACCGCCAACCTCGACCATTCCGGCGGTGAATGCTACCGGGGGTTGACCGAGGGGCTCAAAGAGACTCTTGGCGTTCAGGCTTCGACTGCGACCTTCCCGCAGGTGGAAAACTGCCAGGCTATTCTGGCGATCCGCTCCGACTTTTACGAGACTCATCCGGTGTTCGGGATGGTGGTCAATCAGGCGATTCGGCGGAATGAAGCCCAGCTGTCGGTGGTTGCCGACAAAGTTGGTAAATTAGGCCGTTTGCCCCATGCCCGGACCCTGCTGCACAAACCCGGTCTGGAGCTGAATGTTCTGAACGCCCTGTGTCATGTCCTGATTGCCGAAGACCTGGTCAAGGCTGATGGTCTGGAGGGGCTGGCCGAACTGACGATCGCTCTGAAAGACTACAGTCCTGAACAGGTTGCCGCCGTTACCGGAGTTGCCGCCGAAGCGATCCAGCAGACCGCCCGGGAACTGGCCGCGGCGGAAAATGCGGCAATTCTGCTGGCCTATGGCTTGCCTTACACGGCGTACAGCAAAGAACTTGGGATTGCTGCTGCCAATCTGGCTCTGCTTACCGGTATCGCCGGACGTCCCGGCTCCGGACTCTATGTCTGCGGTGAAAAGGCTAACAGCCAAGGTGCCATCGATCTGGGGATTCTGCCGGGGGAAACAGGCCTGGGGGTTAAACCGATGTTGCGTGCCGCTGCCGCGGGTGAGCTGAAAGCGCTTTATCTGCTCGGTGAAGATCCGCTGGTGTCCTATCCGGATCGCGCCCTGGTTGAGCAAGCTCTTGACAAGACCTTTACCGTGGTCCAGGACCTGTTCCTGAGCGCGACCGCCAAGACCGCCGATGTTGTTCTGCCGGCGACCTCCTTTGCGGAAAAAGACGGTACCTTTACCAATGCCGAGCGGCGGATTCAACGCCTGCGGGTCGGGATCAAGTCTCCCGGGGAGGCGAAAACCGACTTTGCCATTCTGCAGAGCCTGCTCAAAGCTCTGGGCAGTGCGGTTCCCGCGACTCCTGCTGCCACTTTCGCAGCACTCAGCGCCGAGGTCCCGGGCTATGCAGGAATCAGCGTCGAGCAGATCGGTCCCCAGGGGCATGTCTGGGGCGGTGAAACCTTGACGCTGGTGAGCAGAAAACTGATCCCGGTCGCCGCTGGACAAGCGCTTGAGGCACCTTATCAGTTGCTGGTCGGCAGCGCCCTGTACCACAGCGGAACCGTTTCGGTTCATGCCAAAGGGCCATTGGCCGTGGTTCCCGAACCCTATGTGGAGCTTTGCCGTGATGATGCGGTGGAACTGAAGGTTGCCGAAGGCGATATGCTCAAACTCAAAGCCGAGGGCGGTGAAATCCAGGCCAAGGTGAAGATTGACCGGCGGTTGCCGAAAGGAGTGTTGTTTGCTCCTTATCACTTCCCGGCGCTTGGACTGAACAGAATTTATACCGGTCAGGCTGTGATCGCGGTTGATGTGAAAAAAGGTTAA